In one Paramormyrops kingsleyae isolate MSU_618 chromosome 18, PKINGS_0.4, whole genome shotgun sequence genomic region, the following are encoded:
- the LOC111852930 gene encoding protein unc-119 homolog A-like, whose amino-acid sequence MSYSCTSREAVCNSQNPSSARTPCGSNPGSSCGADSGGTSSNQPRGSQANPSPEAQAAMKVKKGCSSPNSGVPATTEEELLSNSVIVPEDVLGLQKITKNYLCSPEENVYNIDFTRFKIRDMETGTVLFEITKPPTTDKAGKKELDPNAGRFVRYQFTPAFLRLRQVGATVEFTVGDKPINNFRMIERHYFREQLLKSFDFEFGFCIPSSKNTCEHIYEFPPLSEDLMREMILHPYETQSDSFYFVDNKLVMHNKADYSYSGGP is encoded by the exons atgagctATTCTTGTACCAGCAGAGAGGCTGTCTGCAATAGCCAGAATCCGTCCAGCGCCAGGACACCTTGTGGCAGTAATCCTGGCAGCAGCTGCGGCGCAGACAGCGGCGGCACCAGTAGCAACCAACCCCGTGGCAGTCAGGCGAACCCGAGCCCAGAAGCGCAGGCGGCAATGAAAGTGAAGAAGGGATGCAGCTCGCCGAACTCGGGGGTCCCGGCGACCACGGAAGAGGAATTGCTCTCCAACTCCGTAATAGTTCCCGAGGATGTCCTCGGCTTGCAAAAGATCACGAAAA atTACTTATGCAGCCCGGAGGAGAATGTGTACAATATCGACTTCACGAGGTTCAAGATCCGTGACATGGAGACGGGCACCGTGCTGTTTGAAATCACCAAGCCTCCAACCACTG ACAAAGCTGGCAAGAAGGAGCTGGACCCCAACGCTGGGCGCTTTGTACGCTACCAATTCACCCCTGCTTTCCTGCGGCTGCGCCAAGTCGGCGCcac GGTGGAGTTTACCGTCGGCGACAAGCCCATCAACAACTTCCGCATGATCGAGAGGCACTACTTCCGCGAGCAACTCCTCAAGAGTTTCGATTTTGAGTTTGGCTTCTGCATCCCCAGCAGCAAGAATACCTGCGAGCACATCTACGAGTTCCCACCGCTCTCCGAGGACCTCA TGCGAGAGATGATCCTGCATCCATATGAGACTCAATCTGACAGCTTCTACTTTGTGGACAACAAGCTGGTGATGCATAACAAGGCAGATTATTCGTACAGCGGCGGGCCCTAG